The proteins below are encoded in one region of bacterium:
- a CDS encoding type IV secretion system DNA-binding domain-containing protein: MRAVSDCRGGCFFADAPEMLFLAKEKIMKPLFAVVVRVIGTGQTNKSAWDKVKNLSSALGIMNLPQSNGLIPLTNEGYDNAKHKQDVVSRETHRSGMILNSDELISLVHLPSSSIRSEKLRRLVKKTKKAPQVSMGNSLMLGENIHQGKSLEVSLSPELRVKHIHICGSTGSGKSHLLLNLIIHDMERGEGLAVLDPHGDLVDEIISHVPENRIKDIILFDPGNPEYTIGLNILEAQTETDRNVIASDLVAAFKRLSTSWGDQMSAVFGNAVQAFVENEKIGSLLDLRMFLINKEYRETFLETVRDEEIRYFWKNEYPLLKGNTLASILTRLDTFFRPKIIRRIIEKREGLDFKQIINEKKIFIAKLSHGLIGKENSSLLGSLLVSKIHQAVLSRQTESHRSNFWLYIDEFQDFITPTMSAVLSGARKFNLGLILAHQGLRQLWDADTELAHSVITNAGTRVYFRLSEFDAEKVQEGFSYFTKKDFLSLGVGEAICRIDNSENDFNLRTHAFNSLSQNDVENKSRKILNLMRERYGHRPKTAQYDQIETKRNEPILPVVSHKEVSNSEEVDFHKTTLVDDSKVSEHRYLQTLIKRIAEERGYRAVIEEPTEDGRGRVDVGLEKDGVKIACEISITTNAEHEVQNIKKCLVAGYGVVILCAYKKLKLKRIQELASELLTQSDQKKALFFEPDALIDYLDSSAESEAKHEKRIKGYRVRVEHNLVEENERTSKRESIAKVVLDSMRRIKQ, from the coding sequence ATGCGGGCTGTAAGCGACTGCCGAGGTGGCTGTTTTTTTGCAGATGCGCCAGAAATGCTATTCCTTGCAAAAGAAAAGATTATGAAACCTCTTTTTGCTGTTGTTGTAAGGGTAATTGGAACAGGTCAAACGAATAAGTCTGCGTGGGATAAGGTAAAGAATCTGAGTTCTGCGTTGGGTATTATGAATCTTCCGCAAAGCAACGGATTAATTCCTCTTACAAATGAAGGTTATGATAATGCAAAGCACAAACAGGATGTAGTCAGCCGAGAGACGCATCGTTCGGGAATGATTTTGAATTCGGACGAACTGATTTCACTCGTTCATTTGCCATCCAGTTCTATTAGATCAGAAAAGCTTAGAAGGCTTGTGAAAAAGACAAAAAAAGCACCTCAAGTCTCAATGGGCAATTCGTTAATGCTCGGAGAAAACATTCATCAAGGAAAATCTCTAGAAGTTTCACTCTCACCGGAATTGCGAGTGAAACACATTCACATCTGCGGTTCAACCGGCAGCGGTAAATCCCATCTCCTACTGAATCTTATCATTCATGATATGGAGCGCGGAGAAGGACTGGCAGTACTCGATCCTCACGGAGACCTCGTTGACGAGATTATTTCACACGTTCCAGAGAACCGCATTAAGGACATTATTCTTTTCGATCCGGGAAACCCAGAATACACGATTGGTCTGAATATTCTTGAAGCTCAAACGGAGACAGATAGAAATGTGATTGCGAGTGACTTGGTGGCGGCTTTCAAGAGATTATCGACAAGTTGGGGCGATCAAATGTCGGCGGTATTTGGAAACGCCGTTCAAGCTTTTGTTGAAAACGAGAAAATTGGTAGCTTACTTGACCTTCGGATGTTTCTTATAAACAAAGAATATCGCGAGACCTTCTTGGAAACAGTGAGAGATGAAGAAATTCGGTATTTTTGGAAAAATGAGTATCCGTTACTCAAGGGCAATACTTTAGCTTCAATCCTCACACGTCTTGATACCTTCTTTAGACCCAAAATTATCAGGCGGATTATTGAGAAAAGAGAGGGGTTGGATTTTAAGCAGATTATCAATGAAAAGAAAATATTTATCGCCAAACTATCTCACGGTCTGATCGGTAAAGAAAACAGTTCTCTCCTAGGATCGCTTCTTGTATCCAAGATTCATCAGGCTGTGCTATCTAGGCAGACTGAGTCTCATCGATCTAATTTCTGGTTGTATATAGATGAATTCCAAGATTTCATAACTCCGACCATGAGCGCCGTTTTATCAGGTGCCAGAAAGTTCAATCTTGGTCTCATATTGGCTCATCAGGGATTGCGTCAACTCTGGGATGCAGACACCGAATTAGCTCATTCGGTAATTACGAACGCTGGGACACGTGTTTATTTTAGACTTTCTGAATTCGATGCCGAGAAAGTTCAAGAGGGATTCTCTTACTTTACAAAAAAGGATTTTCTTAGCTTGGGAGTGGGCGAGGCTATTTGCCGAATCGACAATTCGGAAAACGATTTCAACCTGAGAACACATGCATTCAATTCTTTATCTCAAAACGATGTAGAAAACAAAAGTAGAAAAATTCTGAATTTGATGAGAGAGCGATACGGTCATAGGCCAAAGACCGCACAATATGATCAAATAGAAACCAAGAGAAATGAACCAATCCTACCGGTTGTATCTCACAAAGAAGTGTCTAATTCAGAGGAGGTGGACTTCCATAAAACAACTCTAGTGGATGATTCTAAAGTGTCTGAACATCGTTATCTGCAAACACTCATCAAGCGGATCGCGGAGGAGAGGGGGTATAGGGCTGTGATCGAAGAGCCCACAGAAGACGGAAGAGGACGAGTCGATGTGGGGTTGGAAAAAGACGGTGTAAAAATCGCCTGTGAAATTTCGATTACAACAAATGCAGAACATGAAGTCCAGAATATTAAGAAATGTTTAGTTGCGGGATACGGTGTTGTTATTCTGTGTGCTTATAAGAAACTGAAGCTCAAAAGGATACAGGAACTCGCATCAGAATTATTGACTCAGTCTGATCAAAAGAAAGCTCTCTTTTTCGAACCGGATGCTCTAATCGACTACTTGGATTCATCTGCTGAATCAGAAGCCAAGCACGAAAAACGGATCAAAGGTTATAGGGTTCGGGTTGAGCACAACCTAGTTGAAGAAAATGAGCGAACCAGTAAACGAGAGAGCATAGCAAAAGTCGTCCTCGATTCTATGAGAAGAATTAAACAATAG
- a CDS encoding ATP-binding protein, translating into MALSQFWSDGRKATQECPCGYHGDPNNACSCAAPVIQRYMAKVSGPLLDRIDIHIECPAIKYNELAGEASGEKSSVIRDRVMKARKIQIERFKRISRHGRRIFSNADMESQEIRQFCKIDERSAELMKMAITKLGLSARAYDRILKVARTIADCSSSESIRPEHISEAIQYRSLDRTFAF; encoded by the coding sequence TTGGCTTTATCGCAGTTTTGGTCTGACGGTAGAAAGGCAACGCAGGAATGTCCTTGTGGGTATCATGGCGATCCTAATAATGCCTGTTCATGCGCGGCGCCGGTCATTCAGCGGTATATGGCCAAAGTATCAGGGCCACTGCTGGACCGCATCGACATTCATATCGAGTGCCCGGCGATCAAGTATAATGAACTGGCGGGCGAGGCGAGCGGGGAAAAGTCGTCCGTGATTCGGGATCGCGTGATGAAGGCGAGGAAAATTCAAATCGAACGATTTAAGAGAATCTCACGCCATGGCCGGAGGATTTTCAGTAACGCCGATATGGAATCGCAGGAGATACGGCAGTTCTGTAAGATAGACGAGCGGAGCGCGGAATTAATGAAGATGGCGATCACGAAGCTTGGATTGTCAGCAAGGGCTTATGACCGCATTTTGAAAGTGGCGCGAACGATTGCCGATTGCAGCTCGAGCGAATCGATTCGTCCGGAACATATCAGCGAAGCGATCCAGTACCGGAGTTTGGATCGCACGTTCGCATTTTGA
- a CDS encoding TolC family protein — protein sequence MIRWSILLLFFITGFLHAQATETLTLDDAIIQAVKNNRQLAIARLEMQKADAQVKEAYGYAMPNLSFGGTYTHTFKTPEIVFTVDTMVSRIKIGTENSYQMGFNASQVLFNSIVFTGVGTAKIYQKASREMFLSSYNATIANVKRAFYNVLLAQQVLETTKASMANAEENFKNVKILHAQGIVSDYDLIRSEVQVENIRPTVIESEQRVLVASNALKVQLGMNAEAMISVKGLLDFSPVDSTLLDPLMAATENAGLKALNYQKQVTEELIAINRSEYLPTLSAFGNYQWQAQRNGLGVSGKDFIASSQAGLTLSINLFSGMQTVARIKQAITDKQKAQQQINDTRETLKTQMQNVALRLEEAQKRVAGQSRTVELAEKSYKIAKTRYNTGSGTQLELNDADLSLTRARLNRIQAIYDYSMAKTDLEELISYHDPK from the coding sequence ATGATACGTTGGTCAATACTGTTATTGTTCTTTATAACGGGATTTCTTCACGCGCAGGCAACAGAGACGTTAACTTTGGATGATGCGATCATTCAGGCGGTAAAAAATAACCGGCAGCTTGCGATCGCGAGGCTGGAAATGCAGAAAGCGGACGCGCAGGTAAAAGAAGCCTACGGATATGCGATGCCCAATCTGTCATTTGGCGGAACCTACACGCATACATTTAAAACTCCGGAAATCGTATTTACGGTGGACACCATGGTTTCCAGAATTAAAATAGGCACAGAAAACTCCTATCAAATGGGATTTAATGCCAGCCAGGTTTTATTTAATTCTATCGTCTTCACCGGCGTCGGAACCGCCAAGATATACCAGAAAGCTTCGCGGGAAATGTTTCTCTCGTCGTATAACGCTACTATTGCTAACGTCAAGCGGGCATTTTATAATGTGCTGCTTGCTCAGCAGGTTCTTGAAACAACGAAAGCGAGCATGGCTAATGCGGAGGAGAATTTTAAAAATGTTAAAATACTGCACGCGCAGGGGATCGTATCGGATTACGATCTTATTCGCTCTGAAGTGCAGGTCGAAAATATTCGTCCCACGGTGATCGAATCGGAACAGCGCGTTCTTGTAGCTTCCAACGCGCTTAAAGTTCAACTCGGTATGAACGCCGAAGCGATGATTTCAGTCAAAGGGCTGCTTGATTTTTCGCCGGTGGATAGTACGCTTCTCGATCCTCTAATGGCGGCCACAGAAAATGCCGGCCTTAAAGCGTTGAATTACCAGAAGCAGGTGACGGAGGAATTGATCGCCATAAACCGGTCTGAATATTTGCCTACGCTGTCCGCGTTTGGAAATTATCAATGGCAGGCGCAACGCAATGGACTCGGTGTCAGCGGCAAAGACTTTATTGCCTCATCACAAGCCGGGCTTACCTTGAGCATCAATCTGTTCAGCGGTATGCAGACCGTAGCGCGTATTAAGCAGGCGATTACGGATAAACAAAAAGCGCAGCAGCAGATCAACGATACGCGCGAAACGCTCAAAACGCAGATGCAAAACGTTGCGCTGCGCCTGGAGGAAGCGCAAAAACGTGTTGCTGGGCAGAGTCGGACGGTCGAGCTTGCGGAGAAAAGTTATAAAATAGCCAAAACGCGATACAACACGGGATCGGGTACGCAGCTGGAACTCAACGATGCGGATCTTTCGCTGACGCGCGCGCGGCTCAACCGCATTCAGGCTATTTATGATTATTCTATGGCAAAAACGGATCTCGAAGAACTGATTAGTTATCACGATCCAAAGTAA
- a CDS encoding TetR/AcrR family transcriptional regulator — MAQHESEDLRKEQILKSAFNCFSKRGFEMVTMEEIAKDAGLSKGAVYWHFKSKDDLIIALIKNWMKRGENVLYKMALEFPLDQLLYKYPSYVITQMDLKNHYKFFFHLWARSIENKEVLCPLVENFNETREKAVAFVKVAIEKKLFRPDIDPEALSDTVDAMFYGLMIQWHLDKKMDFEKSWKAAIDMLIEGIKAKTES; from the coding sequence ATGGCACAACACGAATCAGAAGATCTAAGAAAAGAGCAAATTCTGAAGTCGGCTTTTAATTGTTTTTCGAAACGCGGTTTTGAAATGGTAACGATGGAAGAGATCGCAAAAGATGCCGGTTTAAGTAAAGGCGCGGTTTATTGGCATTTCAAAAGTAAAGACGACCTCATCATAGCGCTTATCAAAAACTGGATGAAGAGGGGGGAGAACGTACTTTATAAAATGGCGTTGGAATTTCCTTTGGATCAACTTCTTTATAAATATCCTTCGTATGTGATCACGCAGATGGATCTCAAAAATCACTATAAATTTTTCTTTCATCTGTGGGCTCGTTCCATCGAAAACAAAGAAGTGCTGTGTCCGTTGGTGGAGAATTTCAATGAGACCCGTGAGAAAGCCGTTGCATTCGTAAAGGTTGCTATTGAAAAAAAACTATTCAGGCCGGACATCGATCCGGAAGCACTGTCCGATACCGTGGACGCTATGTTTTACGGATTGATGATCCAATGGCATCTCGATAAAAAAATGGATTTTGAAAAAAGCTGGAAAGCAGCTATTGATATGTTGATAGAAGGTATTAAAGCAAAAACGGAATCTTAG
- a CDS encoding helix-turn-helix transcriptional regulator, which produces MPFYRQTKTAIKPKPYPKELLTIGDHIKKKRIECKIFQTQLADMLGVDEITIVNWEKNYSTPKVSMFPKIIEFLEYEPQNKIITLGDKIKAYRRKLGLSQEKFAKKLGIDASTLRKWEWGNVQPSSVLKERFLKFCKMLKVDL; this is translated from the coding sequence TTGCCTTTCTACCGTCAGACCAAAACTGCGATAAAGCCAAAGCCTTATCCCAAGGAGTTACTCACAATTGGTGATCATATAAAGAAAAAAAGGATCGAATGTAAAATCTTTCAAACACAGCTTGCAGATATGCTGGGTGTTGATGAGATAACTATAGTAAACTGGGAGAAAAACTACAGCACTCCTAAAGTCAGTATGTTTCCAAAGATCATTGAATTCCTTGAATATGAGCCTCAAAATAAAATAATTACACTTGGGGATAAGATCAAGGCTTACCGGCGGAAATTAGGCTTGAGCCAAGAAAAGTTCGCCAAGAAACTCGGCATTGATGCATCCACATTAAGGAAGTGGGAATGGGGCAATGTGCAGCCAAGCTCTGTGTTAAAGGAAAGATTTTTGAAGTTCTGTAAAATGCTAAAGGTCGATTTATGA